A genomic segment from Aegilops tauschii subsp. strangulata cultivar AL8/78 chromosome 1, Aet v6.0, whole genome shotgun sequence encodes:
- the LOC109741875 gene encoding small ribosomal subunit protein uS19-like, giving the protein MRCVIALQANVAVGTKVAAAAAGQPKKRTFRKFTYRGVDLDALLDISTDDLVQLLPARGRRRFQRGLKRRPLALIRKLRKAKMEALAGEKPGVVKTHLRDMIIVPEMVGSQIAVYNGKTFNQIEIKPLMIGHYLAEFSISYKPVKHGRPGIGATHSSRFIPLK; this is encoded by the exons ATGCGCTGCGTAATCGCGTTGCAGGCGAACGTCGCCGTGGGGACGAAGGTGGCCGCCGCGGCGGCCGGGCAGCCGAAGAAGAGGACGTTCCGCAAGTTCACCTACCGCGGAGTGGACCTCGACGCGCTCCTCGACATCTCCACCGACGACCTCGTCCAGCTCCTCCCCGCCCGCGGCCGCAGAAG GTTCCAGAGGGGGCTGAAGAGGAGGCCCTTGGCGCTCATCAGGAAGCTGCGCAAGGCG AAAATGGAGGCACTTGCTGGTGAAAAGCCAGGGGTTGTGAAGACTCATCTGCGCGACATGATCATCGTGCCAGAGATGGTAGGCAGCCAGATTGCAGTGTACAATGGGAAAACCTTCAACCAGATTGAGATCaaaccacta ATGATTGGCCACTACCTCGCCGAGTTCTCCATAAGCTACAAGCCCGTCAAGCACGGGAGGCCCGGCATCGGCGCCACCCACTCCTCGAGGTTCATTCCTCTCAAGTGA
- the LOC109741896 gene encoding photosystem II reaction center W protein, chloroplastic, giving the protein MAMISPAAATVVTARPAQALGLPQLRVTRAEKLRCGYSKDGKEAAAASPAVVKGAPLLAAASAAVSATAASPALALVDERMSTEGTGLSLGLSNNLLGWILLGVFGLIWSLYTVYSSTLDDDDESGGLSL; this is encoded by the exons ATGGCAATGATCAGCCCTGCCGCCGCCACTGTCGTCACCGCCAGGCCGGCGCAAGCTCTAG GGCTCCCTCAGCTGAGGGTGACCAGGGCTGAGAAGCTGAGGTGCGGCTACTCCAAGGACGGCAAGGAGGCAGCTGCGGCGAGTCCGGCGGTCGTGAAGGGCGCGCCGCTGCTGGCCGCGGCGAGCGCAGCGGTGTCTGCGACGGCGGCGTCCCCGGCGCTGGCGCTGGTGGACGAGCGGATGTCGACGGAGGGCACGGGGCTGAGCCTGGGGCTGAGCAACAACCTGCTGGGGTGGATCCTGCTGGGCGTGTTCGGCCTCATCTGGTCCCTCTACACCGTCTACTCCTCCACCCTCGACGACGACGACGAGTCCGGCGGCCTCTCCCTCTGA